One genomic segment of Flavobacteriaceae bacterium includes these proteins:
- a CDS encoding tyrosine-type recombinase/integrase produces MQFPYPKAREERTVLDQEEIKQLYKASETAQERAILSLAYGCGLRVGELVNCNIEDIRLREKIIIIPKGKGNKRRVVPLSNGVVKDLADYYYNERESLTKGRDYNPKESAFMLHSRGGRMQKGTYNKHLKILVERTENQEIKDKEITIHNLRHSIATHLLEQGIPVEQVRLFLGHSQLETTQIYTHISRKQIENLMQ; encoded by the coding sequence TTGCAGTTCCCATACCCAAAAGCAAGAGAAGAAAGAACCGTATTAGACCAGGAAGAAATCAAACAACTTTACAAAGCATCAGAAACCGCCCAGGAACGAGCAATTTTAAGTTTAGCATACGGATGTGGTCTGCGAGTTGGAGAGCTTGTAAACTGCAATATTGAGGACATCAGACTACGAGAAAAAATAATCATTATCCCAAAAGGAAAAGGCAATAAAAGAAGAGTTGTACCACTATCAAACGGAGTAGTTAAAGACTTAGCGGATTACTATTACAATGAAAGGGAAAGCCTAACCAAAGGACGAGATTACAATCCAAAGGAAAGTGCTTTTATGTTGCACTCAAGAGGTGGAAGAATGCAGAAAGGAACGTACAACAAGCATTTAAAAATATTGGTAGAAAGAACCGAAAACCAAGAGATAAAAGACAAAGAAATAACCATACACAATTTAAGGCACTCAATCGCAACACATCTTTTAGAACAAGGCATACCAGTAGAGCAAGTGAGATTATTTTTAGGACACTCACAGTTGGAAACCACCCAAATTTATACGCATATCAGCAGAAAACAAATAGAAAACTTGATGCAATGA
- a CDS encoding winged helix-turn-helix transcriptional regulator has protein sequence MSRSFLIAVDESREQTLKVIQYQNQKASGIIDKEEAKKIVAFTQNCIRLLQPYDVVNPYATKIKLPETAHKIRRLNELYQSFVRQITLLNQYQRKRDKQGRLITEKADLQTACDILFESIVLKVDELDGSLRQFFERLKSYLKEQNQDFTQREIRQELNISKAQCSRNIGRLRAMEYITSKYSNNLRRVSYKVDYWDNYAKIRANIKDDLTNQINEL, from the coding sequence ATCAGCAGGAGTTTTTTAATCGCAGTAGATGAAAGCCGAGAACAGACCTTAAAAGTAATCCAGTACCAAAACCAAAAAGCATCGGGAATTATAGATAAAGAAGAAGCTAAAAAGATAGTTGCATTTACCCAAAATTGCATCCGATTATTACAGCCGTATGATGTAGTCAATCCGTATGCCACCAAAATAAAACTACCCGAAACGGCACATAAAATAAGACGATTAAACGAACTCTACCAAAGTTTTGTACGGCAAATAACATTACTCAACCAGTACCAAAGAAAGCGAGACAAACAAGGCAGGTTAATAACGGAAAAAGCAGATTTACAAACGGCTTGTGATATCCTTTTTGAAAGTATCGTTTTAAAAGTGGACGAGCTGGACGGAAGTTTAAGGCAATTTTTTGAGCGATTAAAAAGCTATTTAAAAGAACAAAACCAAGACTTTACCCAAAGAGAAATACGGCAGGAGCTAAACATCAGTAAAGCCCAATGCAGTAGAAATATTGGACGGTTAAGAGCAATGGAATATATCACGAGTAAATACTCAAATAATTTAAGGAGAGTAAGTTACAAAGTAGATTATTGGGATAATTACGCAAAAATCAGAGCCAATATAAAGGATGATTTAACCAACCAAATAAATGAACTATAA
- a CDS encoding toprim domain-containing protein, whose translation MEITEIKNKLTLATVLHYYHLKPDKQLRLNCPFHNDKTPSLQVYYKTHTAYCFSSNCKTHGKSLDVIDFIMHKESLTKREAILKAQSLISGNTETHKQPTAELTRITVLTKMFTYFKNAIHNSKPAREYIESRCLDFTKTEVGYNSGQFHHGTRKDEALIKSCIKYGLLLDLGTKGRTGNPAYKPFGKWGIVFALKNKQNQIVSLYFRSALSEKKQRHFYLRERQGLYPNYPKPTTRRLILTESIIDTATLLEQDKIKTHYEVLSLFGTNGLREEHTKAIAELKELQEIIFFLNGDQAGTKAVEKYAPMLKADYPSITISNVQVPENEDVNSLLQGHSGDILNHLVNTRKEYDFLFSNEKSIEKKKEQYPTPKLFIPTEEEQNQAVKRLVQESQGKQPKQTGLDTNNPYNLKYQGNEAKYQIKGFNINQMDSLKITLQIEMK comes from the coding sequence ATGGAAATAACGGAAATCAAAAACAAGCTCACATTAGCAACGGTACTGCACTACTACCATTTAAAACCCGATAAACAGCTTCGTTTAAACTGTCCGTTCCATAACGACAAAACCCCAAGCCTGCAAGTGTATTACAAAACGCATACTGCGTATTGTTTTAGTAGCAACTGCAAAACCCACGGAAAAAGTTTAGATGTCATTGATTTTATAATGCACAAAGAAAGTCTAACCAAAAGGGAAGCCATACTAAAAGCTCAATCTTTAATTAGTGGAAATACAGAAACCCATAAGCAACCAACGGCAGAACTAACCCGAATAACAGTACTCACGAAAATGTTTACCTACTTCAAGAATGCGATACACAACTCAAAACCAGCAAGGGAATATATAGAAAGTAGGTGTTTGGATTTTACAAAAACGGAAGTTGGTTACAACTCTGGTCAGTTCCATCACGGCACAAGAAAGGATGAAGCACTGATAAAAAGCTGTATCAAATACGGTTTATTACTGGACTTGGGAACAAAAGGAAGAACAGGAAACCCAGCTTACAAACCTTTTGGAAAATGGGGTATTGTGTTCGCATTAAAGAACAAACAAAATCAAATCGTATCACTCTATTTTAGAAGTGCACTATCCGAGAAAAAGCAACGGCACTTTTATTTAAGAGAAAGACAAGGTTTATATCCCAACTACCCAAAACCCACCACAAGACGACTGATTTTAACGGAAAGCATCATCGATACCGCTACGCTTTTAGAACAGGATAAAATCAAAACTCATTATGAAGTACTATCACTTTTTGGCACAAACGGACTAAGAGAGGAACACACCAAAGCCATAGCAGAACTAAAGGAATTACAGGAAATCATCTTCTTTTTAAATGGCGACCAAGCAGGAACAAAAGCAGTAGAAAAGTATGCACCAATGCTCAAAGCAGATTATCCAAGCATTACCATATCAAACGTACAAGTTCCCGAAAATGAAGATGTAAACAGCCTATTGCAAGGACATAGCGGAGATATTTTAAATCACTTGGTAAACACTCGAAAGGAATACGATTTTTTATTTTCAAATGAAAAATCAATTGAAAAGAAAAAAGAGCAATATCCTACACCTAAATTATTTATCCCTACTGAAGAAGAACAAAACCAAGCAGTAAAAAGACTGGTTCAAGAAAGCCAAGGAAAACAGCCAAAGCAAACAGGGCTTGATACCAACAACCCTTACAACTTGAAATACCAAGGCAATGAAGCCAAGTACCAAATAAAAGGCTTTAACATCAATCAAATGGACAGCTTAAAGATAACCCTACAAATCGAAATGAAATGA
- a CDS encoding helix-turn-helix domain-containing protein, with protein sequence MDFGSIVVELRKKQGISQTDLASQLGIHKNVLGRYERNEVLPSVEIARKIADLLDVSLDYLTGKADVQMDKTTRERILEVSKFTEDDKLHIFSVIDAFIAKRKIQSIL encoded by the coding sequence ATGGATTTTGGAAGTATAGTAGTAGAGCTTAGAAAAAAGCAAGGCATTTCTCAAACAGACTTAGCCAGTCAGTTGGGTATTCATAAAAATGTACTCGGAAGATACGAACGTAACGAAGTGTTGCCCTCTGTTGAGATTGCTCGTAAAATTGCGGATTTACTGGATGTAAGCCTTGATTATCTTACAGGAAAGGCAGACGTACAAATGGATAAAACCACTCGGGAACGCATTTTGGAAGTCTCTAAATTTACCGAGGATGATAAACTACATATTTTTTCTGTCATTGATGCGTTTATCGCTAAAAGGAAAATACAGAGTATTTTGTAA
- a CDS encoding tyrosine-type recombinase/integrase: MTLEQYLQNEYSKTSVNSYKNIINRYLLAVGNRVEKANYTDVLDYIGLLREQNLHPKSLRNNLFAIKIYYRYLVATGKRQDHPCQYLYLKDQINRQIQVESLYPKEILQELYDNWKSKNGEHQQRDKIIISLLIYQALTVLEISQLKVSDINLENGTINIKGNTKNKGRKLSLKPNQILLFHNYQKQDWKRYWRKQKPSKRTDYFLMNEQGLQLWQGGINRMINKGKDKQNKLIPLKIRQSVIAHLLKSGADLRLVQEFAGHRRTASTEAYKQTGLEELKSAIERLHPLQ, translated from the coding sequence ATGACACTTGAACAATATCTACAAAACGAATACAGTAAAACATCTGTAAACAGCTATAAAAATATCATCAATCGGTATTTATTGGCAGTTGGAAACAGAGTAGAAAAAGCAAATTACACGGACGTTCTGGATTATATTGGATTATTAAGAGAACAAAATTTACATCCCAAATCACTTCGGAACAACCTGTTTGCCATCAAAATATATTACCGGTATTTAGTCGCCACCGGAAAGCGACAAGACCATCCTTGCCAATACCTGTATTTAAAAGACCAAATTAATAGACAAATCCAAGTAGAAAGCCTTTACCCAAAAGAAATACTACAAGAGCTGTACGACAACTGGAAAAGTAAAAATGGGGAACATCAACAAAGAGATAAGATAATCATCAGCCTTTTGATTTACCAAGCTCTGACCGTTCTGGAAATATCACAACTAAAAGTAAGCGATATAAACCTTGAAAATGGAACGATAAACATTAAGGGAAACACCAAGAACAAAGGAAGAAAATTAAGTCTAAAACCCAATCAAATATTACTGTTCCATAACTACCAAAAACAAGACTGGAAACGTTACTGGAGAAAGCAAAAACCAAGTAAACGAACCGATTATTTTTTGATGAACGAACAAGGTTTACAACTTTGGCAAGGCGGAATAAATAGAATGATAAACAAAGGAAAAGACAAACAAAATAAACTCATTCCTTTAAAGATTAGACAAAGTGTAATTGCTCATTTACTAAAATCGGGTGCCGACCTTCGGCTAGTTCAGGAATTTGCAGGACACAGAAGAACAGCAAGCACAGAAGCCTACAAACAAACAGGATTAGAGGAACTGAAATCAGCTATTGAAAGACTGCATCCATTACAATAA
- a CDS encoding tyrosine-type recombinase/integrase has translation MQFPYPKAREERTVLDQEEIKQLYKASETAQERAILSLAYGCGLRVGELVNCNIEDIRLREKIIIIPKGKGNKRRVVPLSNGVVKDLADYYYNERESLTKGRDYNPKESAFMLHSRGGRMQKGTYNKHLKILVERTENQEIKDKEITIHNLRHSIATHLLEQGIPVEQVRLFLGHSQLETTQIYTHISRKQIENLMQ, from the coding sequence TTGCAGTTCCCATACCCAAAAGCAAGAGAAGAAAGAACCGTATTAGACCAGGAAGAAATCAAACAACTTTACAAAGCATCAGAAACCGCCCAGGAACGAGCAATTTTAAGTTTAGCATACGGATGTGGTCTGCGAGTTGGAGAGCTTGTAAACTGCAATATTGAGGACATCAGACTACGAGAAAAAATAATCATTATCCCAAAAGGAAAAGGCAATAAAAGAAGAGTTGTGCCACTATCAAACGGAGTAGTCAAAGACTTAGCGGATTACTATTACAATGAAAGGGAAAGCCTAACCAAAGGACGAGATTACAATCCAAAGGAAAGTGCTTTTATGTTGCACTCAAGAGGTGGAAGAATGCAGAAAGGAACGTACAACAAGCATTTAAAAATATTGGTAGAAAGAACCGAAAACCAAGAGATAAAAGACAAAGAAATAACCATACACAATTTAAGGCACTCAATCGCAACACATCTTTTAGAACAAGGCATACCAGTAGAGCAAGTGAGATTATTTTTAGGACACTCACAGTTGGAAACCACCCAAATTTATACGCATATCAGCAGAAAACAAATAGAAAACTTGATGCAATGA
- a CDS encoding toprim domain-containing protein, with product MTIQEIKQQLTLAQVLHYYHLKPNKQLQLNCPFHNDKTPSMQVYYKTHTAYCFSSNCKTHGKSLDVIDFILHKENCTKREAILKCQEMINGSSGNHKPTSELTSPDSHREAVITKMFTYFKNAIHNSKPAQEYLQQRGLDFTKTEVGYNSGQFHHGTRKDEALINSCIKYGLLLDLGTKSRTGNPAYKPFGKWGLVFALKNKQHQIVSLYFRSTLSDKKQRHFYLRDRQGLYPKYPSKETKRLILTESIIDAATLLEQEEIKSNYEVLALFGTNGLTGEHQNAIKDLRELEEIIFFLNGDAAGIKAVEKYAPMLKGEYPNVTISNVEVPENEDVNSLLQGHSSEILTHLIETRKEYSFLFSVEKKEAKQARAVQEPKPIQEEQTGLDTNNPYNLKYQGNEANYQIKGFNINQLDSLKITLQIQIK from the coding sequence ATGACCATCCAAGAAATAAAACAGCAGCTCACCTTAGCACAAGTGCTACACTATTATCATTTAAAACCCAACAAGCAATTACAGTTGAACTGTCCGTTCCACAACGATAAAACACCAAGTATGCAAGTGTATTACAAAACGCATACAGCGTATTGTTTTAGTAGCAATTGCAAAACCCACGGCAAGAGCTTGGACGTGATAGATTTTATCCTACACAAAGAAAACTGCACCAAAAGAGAAGCGATATTAAAATGCCAAGAAATGATAAACGGAAGTTCAGGAAATCATAAGCCAACAAGCGAACTGACCAGTCCCGATAGCCATCGGGAAGCAGTAATTACCAAGATGTTTACCTACTTCAAGAATGCCATCCACAACAGCAAGCCAGCACAGGAATATTTACAACAAAGAGGGTTAGACTTTACCAAAACAGAAGTAGGCTACAATAGTGGGCAGTTCCACCACGGCACAAGAAAGGATGAAGCTCTCATAAATAGCTGTATCAAATATGGTTTACTCTTGGACTTGGGGACAAAGAGCAGAACAGGAAATCCAGCGTACAAACCCTTTGGTAAATGGGGCTTAGTGTTCGCATTGAAGAACAAGCAGCATCAAATTGTATCACTCTATTTTAGAAGCACTTTATCAGATAAGAAGCAACGGCATTTTTACCTACGGGACAGGCAAGGACTTTATCCGAAATACCCAAGCAAGGAAACCAAAAGACTAATCTTAACCGAAAGCATCATTGATGCAGCCACACTTTTAGAACAGGAGGAAATCAAGAGCAACTATGAAGTATTGGCATTGTTCGGCACGAATGGATTAACAGGGGAACATCAAAACGCAATCAAGGATCTGCGAGAGTTGGAAGAAATTATCTTCTTTTTAAACGGAGATGCAGCAGGGATAAAAGCAGTTGAGAAATACGCCCCAATGCTGAAAGGGGAATATCCAAATGTTACGATTAGTAATGTAGAAGTACCCGAAAATGAAGATGTAAACAGCTTGTTACAAGGACATAGCTCCGAAATATTGACCCATCTAATCGAGACCCGAAAGGAATACAGCTTTTTATTTTCAGTTGAAAAAAAAGAAGCTAAACAAGCCAGAGCAGTCCAAGAGCCAAAGCCAATACAGGAAGAACAAACAGGCTTAGATACCAACAATCCTTACAACTTGAAATACCAGGGCAATGAAGCCAACTACCAAATAAAAGGCTTCAATATCAACCAACTGGACAGCTTAAAAATCACCTTACAAATACAAATCAAATGA
- a CDS encoding type I addiction module toxin, SymE family, with product MGKQASRQLKVYGLNRSASSKEVPELRLAGVWIEQLGFKIGDLVNITMRDKLLIIEPMEAEDQEKKDYKSALKEVKQTLKKLSQ from the coding sequence ATGGGAAAACAAGCATCGAGACAACTGAAAGTGTACGGACTCAACAGGTCGGCAAGTAGCAAAGAAGTGCCAGAGTTACGTTTGGCAGGAGTATGGATAGAGCAGCTTGGATTTAAGATTGGTGATTTGGTCAACATTACAATGCGAGATAAGCTATTAATCATAGAGCCAATGGAAGCGGAAGACCAAGAGAAAAAAGATTATAAATCAGCCTTGAAAGAAGTAAAACAAACCCTTAAAAAGTTGAGCCAATGA
- a CDS encoding helix-turn-helix domain-containing protein: protein MDIGKRIKSIREAKGMTAKEVISSVGMGAPMYSRIENGVNEPSLTTLEKIAKALGVKLSDIFDTDDKLADVNSYDASLMEKIKLVETLNEEEKKMVFSFVDALVGKKKLKDALSGVLNDAK, encoded by the coding sequence ATGGACATAGGAAAGCGGATAAAGAGTATCAGAGAAGCCAAAGGAATGACAGCTAAAGAAGTGATTTCTTCTGTAGGGATGGGCGCACCGATGTACAGCCGTATTGAAAATGGTGTTAATGAACCTTCTCTTACTACTTTAGAAAAGATTGCCAAAGCTCTTGGGGTAAAGCTTTCCGATATTTTTGATACCGATGATAAGCTGGCAGATGTAAATTCTTACGATGCTTCCCTGATGGAAAAAATCAAACTGGTGGAGACGCTAAATGAGGAAGAAAAGAAAATGGTCTTTTCCTTTGTAGATGCCCTTGTCGGTAAGAAAAAATTGAAAGATGCCCTTTCAGGTGTACTTAACGATGCTAAATGA
- a CDS encoding DDE transposase — protein sequence MARIYGVNGKKFQRQYRDYLSEFKQWKEKSHAKEWLIFPENIGTRLSIDEVALSKGELYTIVTNKKAKGKKGSIVAIIATTKAEPIIKHLFKISSAKRNKVREITLDMANSMKLIAKRCFPKAIQVTDRFHVQKLALEALQEIRIKHRWEAIDTENERIKLAKTNNKEYYPEILENGDTIKQLLARSRYLLYKAPSNWTEDQRVRANILFKRYPDIKTAFKLVQGLRNIFNTANSIQVAYTKLAHWYKDVEQTAYKAFNTIANSIRLNYRSILNYFINRSTNAAAESFNAKIKAFRLQFRGVKNTEFFLYRLTTIFA from the coding sequence ATTGCAAGAATCTATGGCGTGAATGGGAAGAAGTTCCAAAGGCAGTATCGAGATTATTTGAGTGAGTTTAAACAGTGGAAGGAAAAGTCTCATGCCAAAGAGTGGTTGATCTTCCCTGAGAATATAGGAACTCGATTATCTATCGACGAAGTAGCCTTATCAAAAGGAGAACTCTACACCATCGTTACCAATAAAAAAGCTAAAGGAAAGAAAGGAAGTATTGTGGCGATCATAGCTACTACCAAAGCAGAACCTATTATCAAACACCTATTTAAAATCTCATCTGCGAAAAGAAACAAGGTCAGAGAAATTACCCTAGATATGGCGAACTCCATGAAGCTGATTGCCAAACGGTGTTTCCCCAAAGCCATACAAGTAACCGATAGATTCCATGTACAGAAACTAGCTCTAGAAGCACTTCAAGAAATTAGGATCAAACATCGATGGGAAGCCATAGATACAGAAAATGAACGGATCAAACTTGCCAAAACCAATAACAAAGAATATTACCCTGAAATATTAGAAAATGGAGATACCATAAAGCAACTCTTGGCTAGAAGCAGATACTTACTCTACAAAGCACCAAGTAATTGGACAGAAGATCAAAGAGTAAGAGCTAACATCCTCTTTAAAAGATATCCTGATATCAAAACAGCTTTTAAGCTCGTACAAGGACTTAGAAATATCTTCAACACAGCAAACTCAATACAAGTCGCTTATACAAAACTAGCGCATTGGTATAAAGATGTAGAACAAACAGCATACAAGGCTTTTAATACCATAGCAAACTCTATCAGGCTTAACTATAGATCAATATTGAATTACTTCATTAATAGAAGTACTAATGCAGCGGCAGAATCTTTCAATGCCAAAATCAAAGCCTTTAGATTACAATTTAGAGGGGTCAAAAACACAGAATTCTTCCTCTATAGATTAACTACAATTTTTGCATAA
- a CDS encoding transposase, with translation MELSLDLLKFILPEMLVEHFDLVRHTHRNEELHLYFEERNVVPKEVINPNVIAHGFHKEITIEDFPLRGNTVYLHVRRRRWLDKETRQIIQRDWNLVAQGTRMTGEFAAFLKEISRY, from the coding sequence TTGGAATTATCCTTAGACCTTTTAAAATTCATCTTACCTGAGATGCTCGTAGAACATTTTGATTTGGTAAGACACACTCATCGAAATGAGGAACTTCATTTGTATTTTGAAGAGCGTAATGTTGTTCCTAAAGAAGTCATAAATCCTAATGTAATTGCTCATGGTTTCCACAAAGAGATTACTATTGAAGACTTTCCTTTGCGTGGAAACACTGTGTATCTTCACGTAAGGCGACGTAGATGGTTAGATAAAGAGACTAGGCAAATCATTCAAAGAGATTGGAATCTAGTAGCTCAGGGAACTCGCATGACAGGTGAGTTTGCTGCTTTTTTAAAAGAGATTAGTCGATACTGA
- a CDS encoding type II toxin-antitoxin system RelE/ParE family toxin, with protein sequence MIRKITTYKNYFIDFYKSQEPKVQEKIEYVLDLVRFERQVPKKYFKSLVSTNGIYEVKVITTFKSIRILCFFDGGNLVVLTNCFLKKTQKTPRREIKLAERLKKEYFNNKKT encoded by the coding sequence GTGATAAGAAAGATTACAACGTACAAAAACTATTTCATAGATTTTTACAAATCACAAGAGCCTAAAGTTCAAGAAAAGATTGAATATGTTCTTGACCTTGTTCGTTTTGAGCGGCAAGTGCCGAAAAAGTACTTCAAATCATTGGTTAGTACAAATGGAATCTATGAAGTAAAAGTAATAACAACGTTTAAGAGTATTAGAATTCTGTGCTTTTTTGACGGAGGGAATTTGGTTGTACTGACTAATTGCTTTTTAAAGAAAACACAGAAAACACCAAGGCGAGAAATAAAACTGGCTGAACGATTAAAAAAAGAATATTTTAACAATAAAAAAACGTGA
- a CDS encoding helix-turn-helix domain-containing protein: protein MNNITDFEDILIAKYGKKGTTMRDKYDADSLAFRLGVMLKEARKEANLTQEELAERTGTKKSYISRIERGLNDIQVSTYYKLIEIGLGKNLTISIR from the coding sequence ATGAATAATATAACTGATTTTGAAGACATACTCATCGCAAAATATGGTAAAAAAGGAACAACTATGCGTGATAAATATGATGCTGACTCATTGGCGTTCAGACTTGGGGTTATGTTAAAGGAAGCACGTAAAGAGGCAAATTTAACACAGGAGGAACTTGCTGAACGAACAGGAACTAAAAAAAGCTATATATCACGAATTGAGAGAGGATTGAACGATATCCAAGTTTCAACATATTACAAGCTAATTGAAATTGGACTTGGGAAAAATTTAACAATATCAATCAGATGA
- a CDS encoding glycerate kinase, whose amino-acid sequence MLLNLLHKLVKIISQLLLVFIIEYGGDGTIEIVNYYLKGKTVSVVVNDPFFKPVRASYLFAETSKTAFIEMAEASGVKLLKSQEFDCKNATTFGTGELILDAIYKVATTIILGIGGSATNDCGIGMATALGYRFLNKDSKELKPIGSNLSSIVTINTENVYPSLRDITFKIACDVTNPLYGNNGAAYIYGAQKGASKKDIKLLDKGLQDFSKIIQKTYNIDVQSVKGAGAAGGMGIASKVFLNGNLESGIELVKNLADFNDNIRNSDWIITGEGKLDKQTLSGKTIQGVISSAKKENIKVASFCGIIDLDTEILKNFGVHYSDAILNYSKDINEAMEKGLYYLNEMAQKFAKRL is encoded by the coding sequence ATACTTTTAAATTTGCTGCATAAATTAGTAAAAATAATATCTCAACTTTTACTTGTTTTTATCATAGAATACGGGGGAGATGGTACCATTGAAATAGTAAATTATTATCTAAAAGGGAAGACTGTTAGTGTGGTTGTTAATGACCCTTTTTTTAAACCTGTAAGAGCGTCCTATTTATTTGCTGAAACTTCAAAAACAGCATTTATAGAAATGGCAGAAGCATCCGGAGTAAAACTCTTAAAGTCACAAGAATTTGATTGTAAAAATGCAACTACTTTTGGTACTGGAGAACTAATTTTAGATGCAATTTATAAAGTAGCAACGACAATTATTTTAGGTATTGGTGGTAGTGCAACTAACGATTGTGGTATTGGAATGGCTACTGCACTTGGATATCGGTTCTTAAATAAAGACAGTAAAGAACTAAAACCAATAGGGTCAAATTTATCATCAATTGTAACTATTAACACCGAGAATGTTTACCCGAGTTTAAGGGATATAACATTTAAAATAGCTTGTGATGTTACCAATCCATTATATGGTAATAACGGAGCGGCTTATATTTATGGAGCTCAAAAAGGAGCTTCTAAAAAAGATATCAAACTTTTAGATAAAGGGTTACAAGATTTTTCTAAAATTATACAGAAAACTTATAATATTGATGTACAATCTGTAAAAGGTGCCGGTGCAGCAGGAGGAATGGGAATTGCCTCTAAAGTATTTTTAAATGGAAATTTAGAATCAGGTATTGAACTTGTAAAAAACTTGGCTGATTTTAACGATAATATAAGAAACTCTGATTGGATTATCACTGGAGAAGGAAAATTAGATAAACAAACTTTGTCTGGGAAAACAATTCAAGGAGTGATATCATCAGCTAAAAAAGAAAATATAAAAGTTGCTTCATTTTGTGGAATTATAGATTTAGATACAGAGATTCTTAAAAATTTTGGAGTTCATTATTCAGATGCTATTTTAAATTATTCTAAAGATATAAATGAAGCAATGGAAAAGGGTCTTTATTATCTTAATGAAATGGCTCAAAAATTTGCAAAAAGATTGTAA
- a CDS encoding transposase, which yields MKTNEIIGIDVSKLLIDVCIYSKQIVQQFENSKSGFKLMLKWSFKNSSFSKEETMFVFEHTGMYSHLLSVSLTEQKLSFFIASGLEIKRSIGIARGKDDQIDAKRIALYGYRLKEELKPSKLPKRSILQLKSLLSLRTKLNKQRAGFKVTLKEQKRIYKAKEYKIIFDVQQKMIAELTKQIHKINTQMQAIIDQNIMLKETYKLVTSVKGIGMQTAIMMIVFTDNFSKFENWRKFASYCGVAPFPYQSGTSIKGRTKVSHLANKKLKAIINMCAISAIQHNPEMKLYYHKRIKQGKSKMSTVNIIRNKLIARVFAVVKRQTPYVDTFKFAA from the coding sequence ATGAAAACAAATGAAATTATCGGAATCGATGTCAGTAAATTATTAATTGATGTTTGTATCTATTCTAAACAAATTGTTCAACAGTTTGAGAACAGTAAATCTGGATTTAAATTAATGCTAAAGTGGAGTTTTAAAAATTCGTCTTTCTCTAAAGAAGAAACCATGTTTGTATTTGAACATACAGGAATGTACTCTCATTTATTATCTGTGTCTTTAACTGAACAAAAATTATCTTTTTTCATAGCTTCTGGTTTAGAAATTAAAAGATCTATTGGTATTGCTCGTGGAAAGGATGACCAAATTGATGCCAAACGCATTGCTCTATATGGGTATCGATTAAAAGAAGAACTTAAACCCAGTAAGCTACCTAAAAGAAGTATATTACAACTAAAAAGTCTCTTATCTTTAAGGACAAAACTTAACAAACAAAGAGCTGGTTTTAAAGTTACTTTGAAAGAACAAAAAAGAATTTATAAAGCAAAAGAGTATAAAATAATCTTTGACGTTCAACAAAAAATGATTGCAGAACTAACCAAACAAATACACAAGATTAATACTCAAATGCAAGCTATTATTGACCAAAATATAATGTTAAAAGAAACCTATAAACTTGTTACTAGTGTTAAAGGTATAGGAATGCAAACTGCTATAATGATGATTGTGTTTACTGACAATTTTTCAAAATTTGAAAACTGGAGAAAGTTTGCCTCTTATTGTGGTGTTGCTCCTTTTCCTTACCAATCTGGAACTAGTATTAAAGGACGTACAAAAGTCTCTCATTTGGCTAATAAAAAATTGAAAGCAATTATTAATATGTGCGCTATTTCTGCTATACAACATAACCCAGAAATGAAATTATACTATCATAAAAGAATAAAACAAGGCAAAAGTAAAATGAGTACCGTTAACATTATTAGAAACAAATTAATAGCAAGAGTGTTTGCCGTTGTCAAACGACAAACACCCTATGTAGATACTTTTAAATTTGCTGCATAA